One window of Mediterraneibacter gnavus ATCC 29149 genomic DNA carries:
- a CDS encoding bacteriohemerythrin, translating to MRAEFDESLVTGNEMIDSQHKELIDKINKLLDSCETSKDKVVSVKTLDYLADYTEFHFGEEEKLQEEITYPGVEKHKEEHEKLRQVVRDLYNMLEEEEGPSAAFVEAVNKNVVEWLYNHIKTFDRSVAEYKFMHENGERL from the coding sequence ATGAGAGCAGAATTTGATGAAAGTCTGGTAACAGGAAACGAAATGATTGATTCCCAGCACAAGGAACTGATTGATAAGATTAACAAATTACTGGACAGCTGTGAGACAAGTAAAGATAAGGTGGTGTCTGTAAAAACACTGGATTATCTCGCAGATTACACAGAATTCCATTTTGGAGAAGAAGAAAAACTGCAGGAAGAGATTACATATCCGGGTGTGGAAAAGCACAAAGAAGAGCATGAAAAATTAAGACAGGTCGTAAGAGATCTCTACAATATGCTGGAAGAGGAAGAAGGGCCGTCTGCTGCATTTGTAGAAGCAGTGAATAAAAATGTGGTGGAATGGCTGTACAACCACATTAAGACATTTGACCGTTCTGTTGCAGAATACAAATTTATGCATGAAAACGGTGAGAGATTGTAA